One genomic window of Pecten maximus chromosome 3, xPecMax1.1, whole genome shotgun sequence includes the following:
- the LOC117324571 gene encoding protein enabled homolog, which produces MSCPQKESFFSREVQRLFIINKLYKSCPGDIGWLMVLDSQREAPCQFESQNAKDKVIIIYSTLNGPTTWQSLYESNDGRADFLEIYVDVLQTHLLYVTTDHFRGLNLLQQPRKQKLKLQIKVQHQIKQQLFRIPQQLQIQRLQLQKQRLQLQKQRLQLQKQRLQLQKQRLQLQKQRLQLQKQRLQLQKQRLQLQIQRLQLQKQRLQLQIKQQYFRIPQQLQIQLQHLLEHGKRHRVILLAILTVWTAHVREKWQT; this is translated from the exons ATGTCATGTCCTCAAAAAGAAAGTTTCTTTTCCAGAGAAGTACAGCGACTCTTCATTATCAACAAGCTGTATAAATCCTGTCCTGGCGATATCGGATGGCTCATGGTTCTAGATTCTCAAAGGGAGGCACCATGTCAGTTTGAGTCACAGAACGCAAAAGATAAAGTGATTATCATTTATTCAACTCTAAACGGACCAACAACATGGCAGTCACTTTATG AATCTAATGATGGCAGAGCCGACTTCCTAGAAATCTACGTTGATG TGTTGCAAACTCACCTACTCTATGTAACAACAGACCACTTCAGAGGG CTAAATTTACTACAACAACCACGGAAACAAAAACTGAAGCTCCAAATCAAAGTACAACACCAGATAAAACAACAGCTTTTCAGGATACCACAACAACTCCAGATACAACGACTACAACTCCAGAAACAACGACTACAACTCCAGAAACAACGACTACAACTCCAGAAACAACGACTACAACTCCAGAAACAACGACTACAACTCCAGAAACAACGACTACAACTCCAGAAACAACGACTACAACTCCAGAAACAACGACTACAACTCCAGATACAACGACTACAACTCCAGAAACAACGACTACAACTCCAGATAAAACAACAGTATTTCAGGATACCACAACAACTCCAGATACAACTACAACATCTGCTGGAGCATGGGAAACGACATCGAGTAATCTTG CTCGCGATCCTGACTGTGTGGACTGCGCATGTCCGAGAAAAATGGCAAACATAA
- the LOC117322821 gene encoding LOW QUALITY PROTEIN: uncharacterized protein LOC117322821 (The sequence of the model RefSeq protein was modified relative to this genomic sequence to represent the inferred CDS: deleted 1 base in 1 codon), with the protein MSDKILVLQTGGTIDKCYPKTILGYSFEIGEPAVSRVLPRAQSSMAMEVKSVCRLDSQDVTNDDRIKLARACRESGVKKILVTHGTDTMLDTARMLSEEQLDKIIVITGSFLPETFKDSDADFNIGFALGCLQTLTSNGVYVSMNGYTLPWSKCLRDPQTNMFVPVP; encoded by the exons ATGTCAGACAAGATATTGGTACTACAAACAGGAG GTACTATAGATAAATGCTACCCCAAAACCATCCTGGGATACTCGTTCGAGATCGGCGAGCCTGCTGTCTCGCGCGTCCTG CCACGCGCACAGTCATCAATGGCCATGGAGGTAAAAAGCGTCTGTAGGCTGGATAGCCAGGATGTCACAAATGATGATAG gaTAAAGCTTGCACGTGCTTGTCGTGAAAGTGGCGTGAAAAAGATTCTAGTAACTCACGGTACGGACACAATGTTGGACACTGCTAGAATGTTGTCGGAGGAGCAATTAGACAAAATCATTGTTATTACGGGTTCCTTCCTTCCGGAAACATTTAAGGATTCCGACGCCGACTTTAACATTGGTTTCGCCCTTGGTTGTCTACAGACGCTGACGTCAAATGGTGTTTATGTGTCCATGAACGGATATACCTTACCTTGGTCGAAATGTCTGAGGGATccacaaacaaacatgtttgTACCAGTACCGTGA